The following are from one region of the Methanomassiliicoccales archaeon LGM-DZ1 genome:
- a CDS encoding tetratricopeptide repeat protein, translating to MRFESAAAGGESEPLVYLAWMNCLGMGGECDMAKAEELLRGSIEAADSGDCNVQYALGMAYYLGGVPGGRDLPKSSYYLERAAMNDHRDAQCFLASMYLRGDGVPCDPAKARFLLERAAGNGSAEAAAMLRAQASEEA from the coding sequence GTGAGGTTCGAAAGTGCGGCCGCCGGCGGAGAATCGGAGCCCCTGGTGTACCTGGCCTGGATGAACTGCCTCGGCATGGGAGGAGAGTGTGACATGGCGAAGGCAGAGGAGCTGCTCAGAGGTTCGATCGAGGCCGCCGATTCCGGCGATTGCAACGTCCAGTACGCGCTGGGCATGGCCTACTACCTGGGAGGAGTGCCGGGAGGGCGCGACCTGCCCAAATCATCATACTATCTGGAAAGAGCGGCGATGAACGACCACCGCGACGCGCAGTGCTTCCTCGCCTCCATGTACCTCAGGGGCGACGGCGTGCCCTGCGACCCGGCCAAAGCGAGGTTCCTCCTGGAAAGGGCGGCCGGCAACGGGAGCGCCGAGGCCGCCGCCATGCTGAGGGCGCAGGCCTCGGAAGAGGCATAG
- a CDS encoding class I SAM-dependent methyltransferase, with protein MTSEEELAQCGFPQGEEGRKVLAGMNDHHRELTAWGLSQLRGHPDMKIRNVLDIGCGGGNTLRMLSASYPRAKCVGIDISETAVKMTLERNSVYHRLGNLDAIVASADRIPFPDGTFDVITAVETYFFWPDLEKGIAEAASKLKEGGMMLIIAEAYFEKDISEMADSDWASKVHLVSNGEMVSLMEKAGLKAEAVTNPDKHWVVFTGRK; from the coding sequence ATGACTTCAGAAGAAGAACTGGCACAGTGCGGGTTCCCTCAGGGGGAGGAGGGCCGGAAGGTCCTGGCAGGGATGAACGACCACCACCGGGAGCTGACCGCGTGGGGGCTGTCGCAGCTCCGCGGGCATCCGGACATGAAGATCCGGAACGTCCTCGACATCGGCTGCGGGGGCGGCAACACCCTCCGCATGCTGAGCGCCAGCTATCCGCGCGCCAAGTGCGTGGGCATAGACATCTCCGAGACCGCAGTGAAGATGACCCTCGAGAGGAACAGCGTCTACCACCGCCTGGGCAACCTCGACGCGATCGTGGCGAGCGCTGACAGGATCCCATTCCCGGACGGCACTTTCGACGTCATCACCGCGGTGGAGACCTACTTCTTCTGGCCCGACCTGGAGAAGGGCATCGCGGAGGCGGCCTCCAAGCTGAAGGAGGGCGGCATGATGCTGATTATCGCCGAGGCCTACTTCGAGAAGGACATCTCCGAGATGGCGGACTCCGATTGGGCCTCCAAGGTGCACCTGGTGTCCAACGGCGAGATGGTATCGCTGATGGAGAAGGCAGGGCTGAAGGCCGAGGCCGTAACCAACCCCGACAAGCACTGGGTCGTCTTCACCGGAAGGAAATGA
- a CDS encoding IS110 family transposase — protein sequence MRIAIGMDLHKKTAVCCAVHAGPGKPSEDEEEFLRRFNRDHGTQPSEPEDIARIAEALRGHEAHVLIENSTKTHETYWVLTNLGIDTVVAQAQDLYRITKSVKKTDANDAAELAGYMRRRLNGEREFAVCKMPSPVWMERREICRAVLAEKRHLADLKRRARMHMLLHGIRLSKDYSDIFSKKAMKEMWDSRDTCLRLLVSEARSIKARTDEEARLIRATFGHITDFDLVMSIPGFGAVSAAYAVSMIIDVKRFGSSAQLAAYFGLVPKVRESAETSHRCATTHRGDREMRRLLCQSAIVHVRTAEDSVVSALYNRLRARGVSHREAQVAAARKLVTVVWSVLRNRRPFSTDRELLERSAEMAEEAEGDPAAD from the coding sequence TTGAGGATAGCGATCGGGATGGACCTGCACAAGAAGACCGCGGTATGCTGCGCGGTCCATGCGGGCCCGGGGAAGCCGAGCGAAGACGAGGAGGAGTTCCTGAGGCGCTTCAACAGGGACCACGGCACGCAGCCGTCGGAGCCCGAGGACATAGCGCGGATCGCGGAGGCGCTCCGCGGGCATGAGGCGCATGTCCTCATCGAGAACTCCACGAAGACGCACGAGACCTACTGGGTCCTGACCAACCTCGGGATCGACACGGTCGTGGCGCAGGCCCAGGACCTCTACCGGATCACCAAGTCCGTGAAGAAGACCGACGCCAACGATGCGGCCGAGCTCGCGGGGTACATGCGGCGGAGGCTGAACGGCGAGCGCGAGTTCGCCGTCTGCAAGATGCCGTCCCCGGTCTGGATGGAGCGGCGCGAGATATGCCGCGCGGTCCTCGCGGAGAAGAGGCACCTGGCGGACCTCAAGCGCCGGGCCAGGATGCACATGCTCCTCCACGGGATCAGGCTGAGCAAGGATTACTCCGACATCTTCTCGAAGAAGGCGATGAAGGAGATGTGGGACTCGAGGGACACCTGCCTGAGGCTCCTCGTGTCGGAGGCGAGGTCGATAAAGGCCCGCACCGACGAGGAGGCCAGGCTGATCCGGGCGACGTTCGGGCACATCACCGACTTCGACCTGGTGATGAGCATCCCGGGGTTCGGCGCGGTCTCGGCCGCGTACGCGGTCTCTATGATCATCGACGTGAAGCGCTTCGGGTCGTCGGCCCAGCTGGCGGCGTACTTCGGCCTGGTGCCGAAGGTGCGCGAATCGGCGGAGACCTCGCACCGGTGCGCGACCACGCACCGCGGCGACAGAGAGATGCGCAGGCTGCTGTGCCAGTCGGCGATCGTCCACGTCCGCACCGCCGAGGACTCGGTGGTCTCGGCCCTCTACAACAGGCTGAGGGCGAGGGGGGTCTCCCACCGGGAGGCCCAGGTGGCGGCCGCGCGCAAGCTGGTGACCGTGGTCTGGTCGGTGCTGAGGAACCGCAGGCCCTTCAGCACCGACAGGGAGCTCCTGGAACGCTCCGCCGAGATGGCGGAGGAAGCGGAGGGGGATCCGGCGGCGGACTGA
- a CDS encoding transposase has protein sequence MSYNVIQQQKTKTGTRYYLYEVTAEWDPVKKCSKQKRRYLGPCDEKGNLLKKPAKKQTIVRSPSYGPYYIMWNLARESHLDEVLTKIYGARNAKRLLALAILGITDPGSGDLLEETVEDTYLRELMDMDWSFEQSEVCRFLQTVGEDAGRREDLFAELCPGKGCMIFDIVCMGTDSDGLEYSEAGRKARFTGSKQFNLGMVHSMEDGLPFCYRTYPGSVADVVTLDIIVADLKRMGCDGFEMVMDRGFFSAGNVELMMERSAGFTVPVPARNSILKLLISDSVKDIESPLNTDYLAGSSVRGYETRVVLEEGEFSIDPDKGTIRAVVFQDDARRQTEVSTLYRRIGEMESFLADRKYDAFLPKKLSANQIEIYNLLEVSDANGRYDIRRKRNAITAKENGCGRFAVLTTSDLPWKELMIEYRQRNDVEYDFSQLQSDLFMGIKGKSDQKSAEGGLLVNFLSLRLRLTLLDRMKTAGITDEMWIPKFMKIMRKLRITLVGDEWRLNEVTRKQRELISKLGLPLL, from the coding sequence ATGTCATACAACGTGATCCAGCAGCAAAAGACCAAGACCGGGACGAGGTACTATCTCTACGAGGTCACTGCGGAATGGGATCCCGTGAAGAAATGTTCGAAGCAGAAACGCAGATATCTCGGTCCATGCGACGAGAAAGGCAATCTGCTGAAGAAGCCCGCGAAGAAGCAGACCATAGTGCGCAGTCCGTCCTACGGGCCGTACTACATCATGTGGAACCTCGCCAGGGAATCGCATCTGGATGAGGTGCTGACCAAGATCTACGGTGCGAGGAACGCGAAGAGACTCCTGGCTCTTGCCATACTGGGAATCACCGACCCGGGCAGCGGGGACCTCCTGGAGGAGACGGTGGAGGACACCTACCTGCGCGAACTGATGGACATGGATTGGTCCTTCGAACAGTCGGAGGTCTGCAGGTTCCTGCAGACCGTGGGCGAGGATGCCGGCAGGAGGGAGGACCTCTTCGCGGAACTGTGTCCCGGGAAGGGATGCATGATCTTCGACATAGTGTGCATGGGCACCGACTCCGACGGTCTGGAGTATTCCGAAGCCGGACGCAAGGCACGTTTCACAGGTTCGAAGCAGTTCAATCTCGGTATGGTGCATTCGATGGAGGACGGGCTGCCCTTCTGCTACCGCACCTATCCCGGTTCGGTGGCCGACGTGGTCACCCTGGACATAATCGTTGCCGATCTGAAGAGGATGGGTTGCGACGGTTTCGAGATGGTGATGGACAGGGGGTTCTTCAGCGCGGGCAACGTGGAACTGATGATGGAACGCAGTGCGGGATTTACCGTCCCCGTACCGGCCAGGAACTCCATCCTGAAACTCCTGATATCCGATAGTGTGAAGGATATCGAATCCCCTCTGAACACCGACTATCTGGCGGGCAGTTCTGTACGCGGTTACGAGACCAGGGTTGTATTGGAGGAGGGGGAGTTCTCCATAGATCCCGACAAAGGGACGATAAGGGCCGTGGTATTCCAGGACGACGCCCGCAGGCAGACGGAGGTCTCTACCTTATACAGGAGGATCGGCGAGATGGAGAGTTTCCTGGCGGATAGGAAGTACGACGCATTCCTGCCGAAGAAACTGTCTGCGAATCAGATCGAGATATACAATCTGCTGGAGGTATCCGATGCAAACGGGAGATACGATATCCGGAGGAAACGCAACGCCATAACGGCCAAGGAGAACGGATGCGGAAGGTTCGCTGTTCTTACGACATCCGATCTGCCGTGGAAGGAACTCATGATAGAATACAGGCAGAGGAACGATGTGGAATACGATTTCTCCCAATTGCAGTCGGACCTGTTCATGGGGATCAAAGGGAAATCTGATCAGAAGTCCGCCGAAGGAGGGCTCCTGGTGAACTTCCTTTCCCTGAGACTGAGACTAACTCTTCTGGACAGGATGAAGACCGCAGGGATAACGGACGAGATGTGGATCCCCAAGTTCATGAAGATCATGAGGAAACTGAGGATAACCCTGGTGGGCGACGAGTGGCGCCTCAACGAGGTCACGAGGAAACAGAGGGAACTCATATCCAAACTGGGTCTTCCGCTGCTGTGA
- a CDS encoding glutamate-5-semialdehyde dehydrogenase: MSDLTSEVIEAKRAALALAALPSETKDRALEAMAAALESHKAGILEANAEDVRDSEGKIPPEMMRRLKTDAGKVDDMIASMKSVASLPDPVGETMDTVELDEGLTLYQIRCPIGLVGVIFEARPEVVPQIMSLCLKSGNAVVFKGGSEAKRSNRALFDILRDAAASEGVPKEAFVLMKSREDVSEILKLDGVIDLLVPRGSYSFVKYIQDNTKIPVLGHSAGVCHVYIDGAAELQKAIDVTVDSKAQYPAVCNAAEQLLVDRKIAKFILPRVADALIAKGVEIRASPECMPHLLGLPVKEATEADKSAEYDDRIINVRIVDGLEDAIAQINTYGSHHTDCIVTEDRRAAERFIKGVDSADVMVNASTRFADGYRFGKGAEIGISTGKVHARGPMGMEGLCIYKYVVIGNGQKVADYTGPHAKKYLHRHIQKKLDLGE, translated from the coding sequence ATGAGCGATCTGACTTCCGAGGTCATAGAGGCGAAAAGGGCGGCGCTGGCGCTGGCGGCCCTGCCGTCCGAAACAAAGGACAGGGCCCTGGAGGCCATGGCGGCGGCCCTGGAATCCCACAAGGCCGGGATCCTGGAAGCGAACGCCGAGGACGTCAGGGATTCCGAGGGGAAGATCCCCCCGGAGATGATGCGGAGGCTGAAGACGGACGCCGGGAAGGTGGACGACATGATAGCCAGCATGAAGTCCGTCGCCTCCCTCCCTGACCCCGTGGGCGAGACCATGGACACCGTCGAGCTCGACGAGGGGCTTACCCTCTACCAGATCAGGTGCCCGATCGGCCTGGTGGGAGTGATATTCGAGGCCCGCCCCGAGGTTGTCCCCCAGATCATGTCCCTGTGCCTCAAGAGCGGGAACGCCGTGGTGTTCAAGGGAGGTTCAGAGGCGAAGAGGTCCAACAGGGCGCTGTTCGACATCCTGAGGGATGCCGCCGCCTCCGAGGGCGTGCCGAAGGAGGCCTTCGTCCTCATGAAGTCCAGGGAGGATGTGTCGGAGATCCTGAAGCTCGACGGGGTCATCGACCTCCTGGTCCCGAGGGGCTCCTACTCCTTCGTGAAATATATCCAGGACAACACCAAGATCCCGGTGCTCGGCCATTCGGCGGGGGTCTGCCATGTCTACATCGACGGGGCCGCCGAGCTGCAGAAGGCGATAGACGTCACGGTGGACTCGAAGGCCCAGTATCCGGCGGTCTGCAACGCCGCCGAGCAGCTCCTCGTGGACAGGAAGATCGCGAAGTTCATCCTGCCGAGGGTGGCGGACGCCCTCATCGCCAAAGGGGTGGAGATCCGGGCCTCGCCCGAGTGCATGCCGCACCTGCTGGGACTTCCGGTGAAGGAGGCGACCGAGGCGGACAAGTCCGCCGAGTACGACGACCGCATCATCAACGTGCGCATAGTCGACGGCCTCGAGGACGCCATCGCGCAGATCAACACCTACGGCAGCCACCACACGGACTGCATCGTGACCGAGGACAGGAGGGCGGCCGAGAGGTTCATCAAGGGCGTCGACTCCGCCGACGTCATGGTCAACGCCTCCACCCGCTTCGCTGACGGCTACCGCTTCGGGAAAGGGGCGGAGATAGGCATCTCCACCGGCAAGGTGCACGCCCGCGGTCCGATGGGCATGGAGGGGCTGTGCATCTACAAGTACGTCGTGATCGGGAACGGCCAGAAGGTCGCCGACTACACCGGGCCGCACGCGAAGAAGTACCTCCACCGGCACATACAGAAGAAACTCGACCTCGGGGAGTGA
- a CDS encoding bifunctional N(6)-L-threonylcarbamoyladenine synthase/serine/threonine protein kinase, producing the protein MITLGIEGTAHTLGVGIVDSDGKIMSNVIDMYRPPQGGLHPREAANHHAEVVAGDIGKALEEAGISIHDVDLVSFSMGPGLGPCLRVAGTAARSLALSLGVPIVGVNHCIAHIEIGNATTGCSDPVLLYASGGNTQVIAYSDRRYRIFGETQDVGIGNMLDKLGRELGLGFYAGPAIEKLAKDGDRLLDLPYSVKGMDISFSGILTAAESYRDRGCRIEDICYSVQETAFAMLTEVTERAMAHVGKSEVLLGGGVAQNGRLRDMLSEMAKERGGRMFVPDRNLCRDNGAMIAWLGNLMYGSGVRMDIADTEVRQRFRTDEVPVTWRD; encoded by the coding sequence ATGATAACGCTGGGGATCGAGGGCACGGCGCACACTCTGGGCGTGGGCATCGTCGATTCGGACGGGAAGATAATGTCGAACGTGATCGACATGTACCGGCCGCCCCAGGGCGGGCTCCACCCCAGGGAGGCGGCCAACCACCATGCCGAGGTCGTCGCCGGAGACATCGGGAAGGCCCTGGAAGAGGCAGGGATCTCCATTCACGACGTGGACCTGGTCTCGTTCTCCATGGGCCCGGGCCTCGGCCCCTGCCTGCGCGTCGCGGGCACCGCCGCGAGGTCCCTCGCGCTGTCCCTCGGGGTCCCGATCGTCGGCGTCAACCACTGCATCGCCCATATCGAGATCGGCAATGCGACCACCGGATGCTCCGACCCGGTCCTGCTGTATGCCTCGGGAGGCAACACCCAGGTGATCGCCTATTCGGACCGCCGCTACCGCATCTTCGGAGAGACCCAGGATGTCGGGATCGGGAACATGCTGGACAAGCTCGGCAGGGAGCTCGGCCTGGGATTCTACGCCGGGCCGGCCATCGAGAAGCTGGCCAAGGACGGCGACAGGCTCCTGGACCTCCCTTACTCGGTCAAGGGGATGGACATCTCCTTCTCCGGGATACTGACAGCCGCCGAGTCCTACAGGGACAGGGGCTGCAGGATCGAGGACATCTGCTATTCAGTCCAGGAGACCGCCTTCGCGATGCTCACAGAGGTCACGGAGAGGGCGATGGCCCATGTGGGCAAGTCAGAGGTCCTCCTGGGCGGCGGGGTGGCCCAGAACGGCCGTCTCCGCGATATGCTCTCTGAGATGGCCAAGGAGCGCGGCGGGAGGATGTTCGTCCCCGACAGGAACCTCTGCAGGGACAACGGCGCCATGATCGCCTGGCTGGGGAACCTGATGTACGGCTCCGGGGTCAGGATGGACATCGCTGATACCGAGGTCAGGCAGCGTTTCAGGACCGACGAGGTCCCCGTTACCTGGCGCGACTGA
- a CDS encoding MATE family efflux transporter, whose product MAESVNIRISPRSLLFFAVPTILVFVFQNIYSLVDSALASNLISTDALSAINIDAPVLVFTMAVGQMIAIGGSALIGKRLGEGRKQQARENFSLFMVLCIAISAAFCVAGLVFREPIIYALGARGSLYDLCEDYLIPLFLLMPVAMGGVVLSVMFILSGKPHLGLFATIAGGLINIVLDYVLMGILDMGVAGAAYASGIGYTFQTAVGLIYFMFNRRGDLYFVRPRWEGRAVVKAFANGSSEMVTSLAVTVKMIALNIILMDLAGSDGVAAGAIVVNIQMLLSAVYMGYSEGIAPLFSYNYGAGDVGNLQKIYRIALKTMGILSVITFAMLLILAVPLASLFAAENADVLDLGVRGVYVFSVSMLFMGYNIFASAMFTALNDGKTSAILSLLRTTLFLLIPLSVLPWLFSTDGVWASLAMEETLAIVLTVHYFKKKKTVFHYA is encoded by the coding sequence ATGGCAGAATCAGTCAATATCAGGATATCGCCGCGCTCGCTGCTGTTCTTCGCAGTCCCGACGATCCTGGTCTTCGTATTCCAGAACATCTACAGCCTGGTGGATTCGGCGCTCGCGTCGAACCTGATCAGCACCGATGCTCTCTCCGCGATCAACATCGATGCCCCCGTCCTTGTCTTCACCATGGCCGTGGGGCAGATGATCGCCATAGGGGGCAGCGCGCTCATAGGGAAACGCCTCGGAGAGGGCAGGAAGCAGCAGGCCAGGGAGAACTTCAGCCTGTTCATGGTGCTCTGCATTGCCATCAGCGCGGCGTTCTGCGTGGCGGGACTGGTGTTCAGGGAGCCGATCATCTACGCTCTCGGGGCCCGCGGCTCGCTGTACGATCTCTGCGAGGATTATCTCATTCCCCTGTTCCTGCTGATGCCTGTCGCCATGGGGGGCGTGGTCCTCTCCGTCATGTTCATCCTCAGCGGGAAGCCCCATCTCGGGCTGTTCGCGACAATAGCCGGCGGCCTGATCAACATAGTCCTCGACTATGTGCTGATGGGCATCCTCGACATGGGGGTCGCCGGGGCAGCATACGCTTCCGGGATAGGCTATACTTTCCAGACGGCCGTGGGGCTGATCTACTTCATGTTCAACCGCAGAGGGGACCTCTATTTCGTCCGCCCGAGGTGGGAAGGCCGTGCGGTCGTCAAGGCGTTTGCCAACGGGAGCAGCGAGATGGTCACTTCTCTGGCCGTCACCGTGAAGATGATCGCCCTCAACATCATCCTCATGGACCTCGCCGGGTCCGATGGCGTCGCCGCAGGGGCCATAGTGGTCAACATCCAGATGCTGCTGTCCGCCGTGTACATGGGATATTCGGAGGGGATCGCTCCTTTGTTCAGCTACAATTACGGTGCCGGCGATGTCGGGAATCTGCAGAAGATCTACAGGATAGCGCTGAAGACGATGGGCATCCTGTCCGTCATCACCTTCGCAATGCTGCTGATCCTGGCGGTCCCGCTGGCGTCCCTGTTCGCCGCCGAGAACGCGGATGTCCTGGACCTCGGGGTGAGAGGAGTGTACGTGTTCTCCGTGTCGATGCTGTTCATGGGGTACAACATATTCGCATCCGCGATGTTCACTGCCCTGAACGACGGGAAGACGTCTGCCATCCTCTCGCTGCTGAGGACCACCCTGTTCCTGCTGATCCCGCTCTCGGTGCTGCCCTGGCTGTTCTCGACGGACGGGGTCTGGGCATCCCTGGCCATGGAGGAGACCCTGGCGATCGTCCTGACAGTTCACTATTTTAAGAAGAAGAAAACCGTTTTCCATTACGCATGA
- the proB gene encoding glutamate 5-kinase: MGTSSITMGGSVPSDAFMDSIARQVSELESAGKEVLLVSSGAIGIGLRALNVVPKPNEVPVKQAAASVGQGILMQKWNDAFQKYGLTVGQILITADGYSNRDVVLNLNNTMAELLKHKAVPIFNENDAISVKEIGPIFGDNDTLSAIIASRADADLLIILSDIDGLYDSDPRKNPDAKIIRTVTEIGDDVLSAAGGPGSKAGTGGMRTKIRAAEICRDAGCQMIIASSAEEDVILRAVRGEEVGTVFVADSAITKKRRWIKSAPPVGRIVVDEGAGRALREHRSLLPVGVKYAEGPFEAGKPVDIVCGGAVIARALPDYGSEEINRVRGMRSSEAKAALGGNMKHRDIVLSENIALLP, translated from the coding sequence GTGGGGACGTCCTCCATCACCATGGGCGGGAGCGTCCCGTCGGACGCCTTCATGGATTCTATCGCCCGCCAGGTGTCGGAGCTGGAATCGGCAGGGAAAGAGGTCCTGCTGGTGTCCTCCGGGGCCATAGGCATCGGCCTCAGAGCGCTCAACGTGGTCCCCAAGCCCAACGAGGTCCCGGTGAAGCAGGCTGCGGCCTCCGTCGGCCAGGGCATACTGATGCAGAAATGGAACGATGCGTTCCAGAAGTACGGCCTCACTGTCGGGCAGATACTCATAACCGCCGACGGGTACTCGAACAGGGACGTCGTCCTCAACCTGAACAACACCATGGCCGAGCTCCTGAAGCACAAGGCCGTCCCCATCTTCAACGAGAACGACGCCATCTCGGTGAAGGAGATCGGGCCGATCTTCGGGGACAACGATACCCTGTCGGCGATAATAGCCAGCAGGGCGGACGCGGACCTCCTGATCATCCTCTCGGACATCGACGGGCTGTACGACAGCGACCCGAGGAAGAACCCGGACGCCAAGATTATCCGCACGGTGACCGAGATAGGGGACGATGTGCTCTCGGCCGCCGGGGGCCCGGGCTCCAAGGCCGGCACCGGCGGGATGAGGACCAAGATCCGCGCCGCCGAGATCTGCCGCGACGCAGGGTGCCAGATGATCATTGCGTCATCGGCCGAGGAGGACGTCATCCTCAGGGCGGTCCGCGGGGAGGAGGTCGGGACGGTTTTCGTGGCCGACTCCGCCATCACCAAGAAGCGCAGATGGATCAAGTCCGCGCCCCCGGTGGGGAGGATCGTGGTGGACGAGGGCGCCGGCAGGGCGCTCAGGGAGCACCGTTCCCTGCTGCCAGTGGGCGTCAAGTACGCCGAAGGCCCGTTCGAGGCTGGGAAGCCGGTGGACATCGTATGCGGCGGCGCCGTCATCGCCCGCGCCCTTCCCGATTACGGCTCGGAGGAGATCAACCGCGTCCGCGGGATGAGATCGTCCGAGGCGAAGGCGGCCCTGGGCGGCAACATGAAGCACCGGGACATCGTCCTCAGCGAGAACATCGCGCTGCTCCCCTGA
- a CDS encoding MarR family winged helix-turn-helix transcriptional regulator has protein sequence MEGSKKTDRTDRLMDSTAAADRLYQDYAKSVGMSYTSLLVLDILYDAGPISQKEISEAMMCSKQSVNQIVRALWEKGYAELSEDLSDRRNKQVRLTESGTAYAEKLLLPLYEASENAFDVLGAEKSEEMIRSVIAYTRRLSENIRKMIAAGRNKGSVGTAPEGRISENEGDGGSGQTSNFLVPDTRK, from the coding sequence ATGGAAGGCAGCAAGAAGACCGACCGGACGGACAGGCTGATGGACTCGACAGCGGCCGCCGACAGGCTCTACCAGGATTATGCGAAATCAGTCGGAATGAGCTACACGAGCCTGCTGGTGCTCGACATACTGTACGATGCAGGCCCGATATCCCAGAAGGAGATCTCCGAGGCGATGATGTGCTCGAAGCAGAGTGTCAATCAGATCGTGAGAGCGCTCTGGGAGAAAGGCTATGCGGAGCTGTCCGAGGACCTTTCGGACCGCCGCAACAAGCAGGTCCGCCTCACCGAATCGGGCACGGCCTACGCGGAGAAGCTGCTCCTGCCGCTGTACGAGGCCTCGGAGAATGCCTTCGATGTCCTGGGTGCGGAGAAGAGCGAAGAGATGATCCGCAGCGTCATCGCCTATACGCGCAGGCTCAGCGAGAACATCAGGAAGATGATCGCAGCCGGCAGGAACAAGGGATCAGTAGGAACAGCGCCTGAAGGGCGCATCAGCGAAAACGAAGGGGATGGTGGGTCCGGCCAGACCAGTAACTTTCTTGTGCCAGACACGCGGAAATAA
- a CDS encoding AAA family ATPase, with protein MERKIYAELMGWKNDPDRKPMILLGCRQVGKTFIVREFGDREYGSTVYLNFADNPDDRLLFRGNLDADRLADRIIVSKNLPAEGRTLLVLDEIQECDDAYYSLKPLSSKGRFDIIATGSFLGVTLESGKKDDSGQDEHRVSPMGYACVKRMYPMDFEEFLWAMGVNRSLISDVKKSVTDGTEIDQYYHRTLSDLFRRYLVVGGMPAAVKAYSETGDYAETVKRLDEIVAILRIDAGKYSPKSDVMRIQACLQSIPSQLAGGNRSFQYYDIEKKKGTGKREYGTALEWLENAGIALRCRNLLSVDPPLDNNVDGDAFKMYLCDTGILMSLCGYRDVQEIVAGDPFTNNGMLMENATADALASKGYPLYYYAKKDSTLEVDFVLKYKGKVCIAEIKSGKHKRSRSLSMLLSEKNRNRMGLKVCDNNVMTDVNGVMHLPLYGPSFLEGPEVPRIARVDVDEINRRYSAGKA; from the coding sequence ATGGAACGCAAGATCTACGCGGAACTGATGGGGTGGAAGAACGATCCCGACAGGAAGCCGATGATCCTGCTGGGATGCCGGCAGGTCGGCAAGACGTTCATCGTCAGGGAGTTCGGGGATAGGGAGTACGGCAGCACCGTTTACCTCAACTTCGCCGACAATCCCGATGACAGGCTGCTGTTCCGGGGCAATCTGGATGCCGACAGGCTCGCCGATAGGATAATCGTCTCCAAGAACCTCCCTGCAGAAGGCAGGACCCTGCTGGTGCTCGATGAGATACAGGAATGCGACGATGCCTACTACTCCCTCAAACCTCTCTCATCCAAAGGCCGCTTCGACATCATAGCCACCGGGTCCTTCCTCGGCGTCACACTGGAGTCCGGGAAGAAGGATGACAGCGGTCAGGACGAGCACAGGGTCTCCCCGATGGGTTATGCCTGCGTGAAAAGGATGTACCCGATGGATTTCGAGGAGTTCCTCTGGGCCATGGGGGTCAACCGCAGCCTGATCTCCGATGTGAAAAAGTCTGTAACGGACGGAACCGAGATCGATCAGTACTACCACAGGACGCTCAGCGACCTGTTCAGGAGATATCTCGTCGTCGGGGGCATGCCGGCCGCAGTGAAGGCGTATTCGGAGACCGGCGACTATGCGGAGACCGTGAAGCGCCTCGATGAGATAGTGGCCATCCTCCGGATCGATGCCGGCAAGTATTCGCCGAAGAGCGATGTCATGCGCATCCAGGCCTGCCTTCAATCGATACCTTCGCAGCTGGCAGGAGGGAACAGGTCGTTCCAGTACTACGATATTGAGAAGAAGAAGGGCACCGGCAAGCGCGAGTACGGGACGGCATTGGAATGGCTGGAGAATGCGGGCATAGCCCTCAGATGCAGGAACCTCCTGTCCGTGGACCCGCCCTTGGACAACAACGTCGACGGCGATGCGTTCAAGATGTACCTGTGCGACACGGGCATCCTGATGTCTCTCTGCGGATACAGGGATGTGCAGGAGATCGTGGCCGGCGATCCGTTCACCAACAACGGCATGCTGATGGAGAACGCCACGGCGGACGCCTTGGCATCGAAGGGGTATCCGCTTTACTACTATGCGAAGAAGGACAGCACGCTTGAGGTCGATTTCGTTCTGAAGTACAAGGGCAAGGTGTGCATCGCGGAGATCAAATCCGGGAAGCACAAGAGGTCCAGATCGCTCAGCATGCTGCTGTCGGAGAAGAACAGGAACCGCATGGGCCTGAAGGTCTGCGACAACAACGTCATGACCGACGTGAACGGCGTCATGCACCTGCCCCTGTACGGCCCGTCCTTCCTGGAAGGGCCGGAGGTCCCGAGGATCGCCAGGGTCGATGTGGATGAGATCAACAGGAGATACAGTGCCGGGAAGGCCTGA